The following is a genomic window from Geminicoccus roseus DSM 18922.
AACTCGGACTGACGACCTAGCATGCTTCAGGGCATGCGGTTGAACTGGTTGTGTCGTCGGCCTTCCTGAGCCAGGCGGCTGCCGCCGTTGGCGGCCCAATCGCCGTCGCGGCGCCGGAGACTCCCGGAAGCCGCCGGCGCTGGTTTTGGACCGGCTGGTCCTACCATGGCGCCAAGCCCGCCGGCTCGACGAAGCGCCCGGAGACCGCATTCTCGCCGAGCAGGGCGTACTCGACCGGCAGGTGCGCGCCCTGTTCGGGGGTCATCGTGCCGCGATGGCCGGTCAGGTCGGTCTTCACGTAGCCGGGGCATACCGAGTTCACGGCGATGGCGGTGCCCTCCAGCTCTGCTGCGAGTTGCACGGTCAGCATGTTCAGCGCCGCCTTGGACGCGTTGTAGCCGATCAGGCGGGCCGAATAGTAGGGTGACGAGGGATCGCCGTTGATCGCCAGCGAGCCGAGCGTGCTCGCCAGGTTGACGATGCGGCCCGCTGGCGACTTGCGCAGCAGCGGCAGCATCGCCTGCGTCACGGCGAGCGTGCCGATGAAGTTCGTCTCCATGACCCGGCGCACGGCGGCCGTCGATGCCATGCCGGGCGGGCCGTCGGCGGCATCCGCGATGCCTGCATTGTTGACGAGGATATCGAGCCGGCCATGCCGCTCGGCGATCCACCGGGCAGCCGCGAGGATGGTCGACTCGTCGTCCAGATCGACCCGGACGGCTTCCACGCCCGGCCCGCCCGCCGACAACCCGGCCGCGGCCCGGCGGCCGCGCTCCTCGTCGCGCGACCCGACGATCACGGTCACGCCGGCTTTGCCGAGCTGGCGTGCGATTTCCAGCCCGATGCCCTTGTTGGCACCGGTGACAAGCGCAATGCGTGCAGTGTCGGCCACGCGATTCTCCCTTCAGATCCTGG
Proteins encoded in this region:
- a CDS encoding SDR family oxidoreductase, encoding MADTARIALVTGANKGIGLEIARQLGKAGVTVIVGSRDEERGRRAAAGLSAGGPGVEAVRVDLDDESTILAAARWIAERHGRLDILVNNAGIADAADGPPGMASTAAVRRVMETNFIGTLAVTQAMLPLLRKSPAGRIVNLASTLGSLAINGDPSSPYYSARLIGYNASKAALNMLTVQLAAELEGTAIAVNSVCPGYVKTDLTGHRGTMTPEQGAHLPVEYALLGENAVSGRFVEPAGLAPW